From Ochotona princeps isolate mOchPri1 chromosome X, mOchPri1.hap1, whole genome shotgun sequence, one genomic window encodes:
- the LOC131478516 gene encoding uncharacterized LOC128031833 homolog, which yields MDSLTEQRLTSPNLPAPHLEHYSVLHCTMTLDVQTVVVFAVIVVLLLVNVILMFFLGTR from the coding sequence ATGGACAGTCTGACAGAACAGAGACTGACATCTCCCAATCTGCCGGCCCCCCACCTGGAACACTACAGTGTTCTGCATTGCACCATGACCCTGGATGTGCAAACTGTAGTCGTTTTTGCCGTGATTGTAGTTCTCCTGCTTGTCAATGTCATACTCATGTTTTTCCTGGGAACGCGCTGA